A region from the Clostridiales bacterium genome encodes:
- a CDS encoding electron transport complex subunit RsxE, with the protein MKAKNLILEGIVTNNPIFVMVLGMCPVLGITNTLNNAFWLGVSTCFVLILSNFVISLVGKIIPDKVRIPCYIIIIATLTTLIDLLLRKFLPGIYTEIGRFIQLIVVNCIILARAEAFAAGTKPQWALLDGIS; encoded by the coding sequence ATCTTAGAAGGCATAGTAACCAATAACCCGATATTTGTTATGGTTTTGGGTATGTGTCCCGTGCTTGGAATAACCAATACGTTAAATAACGCTTTTTGGCTGGGCGTGTCAACTTGTTTTGTTTTGATTTTAAGCAACTTTGTCATATCTTTGGTAGGCAAGATAATTCCCGATAAAGTAAGAATTCCTTGTTATATAATTATTATCGCCACATTGACCACATTAATTGATTTGTTGCTAAGAAAGTTTTTGCCCGGCATTTATACCGAGATAGGACGCTTTATTCAATTAATTGTGGTCAATTGCATAATATTGGCAAGGGCCGAAGCTTTTGCGGCGGGCACCAAGCCGCAATGGGCGCTATTAGACGGCATAAGCA